A genomic region of Thermoanaerobaculia bacterium contains the following coding sequences:
- the argB gene encoding acetylglutamate kinase → MTEVAGLKHALPYLRLFQGKTFVVKLSGEAIEEEARLVLFLEQIEVLHRLGIRVVLVHGGGPQTTELASRLGLATQKIDGRRVTDAATLEAAVMAMAGKVNTTLLAICRRAGVAAVGLSGVDAGLVEARKRPPVPAARPVGTAESPAVDYGFVGDVVAVNPRVVQKLLDDGYVPVIAPLAADDNGALLNVNADTIAAELAVALGTEKLLFAVAVPGILERADDPASLVSLVDLEGLAALEARGALTGGMLPKSRAIARALEGGVPRVHLVPFAAPDAVLVELFTNEGIGTLVVPSVAALHPAAPAAAPSAALVGRE, encoded by the coding sequence ATGACCGAGGTGGCGGGCCTGAAGCACGCCCTGCCCTACCTCCGCCTCTTTCAGGGCAAGACCTTCGTCGTCAAGCTTTCGGGCGAGGCGATCGAAGAGGAGGCGCGGCTGGTGCTCTTCCTCGAGCAGATCGAGGTCCTGCACCGCCTCGGCATCCGCGTCGTCCTCGTCCACGGTGGCGGGCCGCAAACGACCGAGCTCGCCTCCCGCCTGGGGCTCGCGACGCAGAAGATCGACGGCCGCCGGGTGACCGACGCCGCGACCCTCGAGGCCGCGGTCATGGCGATGGCCGGCAAGGTCAATACGACGCTCCTCGCCATCTGCCGCCGTGCCGGGGTGGCTGCAGTCGGTCTCTCCGGAGTCGACGCTGGCCTCGTCGAGGCACGCAAGCGCCCACCGGTGCCCGCAGCTCGTCCGGTCGGTACGGCAGAATCTCCGGCGGTCGACTACGGCTTCGTCGGCGATGTCGTGGCGGTGAATCCCCGCGTCGTGCAGAAGCTCCTCGATGACGGCTATGTCCCGGTGATCGCGCCGCTCGCCGCCGACGACAACGGAGCGCTCCTGAACGTCAACGCCGACACGATCGCCGCCGAGCTCGCGGTGGCGCTCGGCACAGAGAAGCTCCTGTTCGCGGTGGCGGTGCCCGGTATTCTCGAGCGGGCGGATGACCCCGCTTCGCTGGTTTCGCTCGTCGATCTCGAGGGGCTCGCGGCCCTGGAGGCACGGGGCGCACTCACCGGCGGCATGCTTCCCAAGTCGCGGGCCATCGCCCGCGCCCTCGAAGGCGGCGTGCCGCGCGTCCATCTCGTGCCGTTCGCGGCCCCCGACGCGGTGCTCGTCGAGCTGTTCACCAACGAAGGGATCGGCACGCTCGTCGTGCCCTCGGTGGCGGCGCTGCATCCGGCTGCTCCTGCCGCCGCCCCCTCCGCCGCTCTGGTGGGCCGCGAATGA
- a CDS encoding M20/M25/M40 family metallo-hydrolase, translating to MRLTREGLLAFHRELVATPSVSGEESAIVTLLSSFLEGHGATTELVGGSLVAWTGKAPVEGDVEGATLVVLNTHVDTVPASPGWTREPHPPSCAEGKVFGLGANDAKASVAAMTGAFLAVSGVDLPFTLALMLVRGEETKSVGTSEVVAEFERRGLVPAMAVVGEPTGLDLAVAQKGLLVLELVARGEAAHAAHARTLRARNAIVGLARDLAALADLPEGPLDPYLGRATVEPTVLSGGSARNVVPAEARAVLDCRTVPAESPAELLARLRGAVASELVVLSDRLVPVATDPGSALIAAARRARPEARLYGSATLSDLTFFRGIPAVKVGPGQSERSHRPDEFVFEQEIVDGAEFYERLLIELAAGIAVDGGSER from the coding sequence GTGAGGCTGACGCGCGAAGGGCTCCTCGCGTTTCACCGCGAGCTCGTTGCGACGCCGTCGGTCTCCGGCGAGGAATCGGCCATCGTCACGCTGCTCTCCTCTTTTCTCGAAGGTCACGGGGCGACGACCGAGCTTGTCGGCGGCAGCCTCGTGGCCTGGACAGGAAAGGCTCCGGTAGAGGGAGACGTGGAGGGCGCGACGCTGGTGGTGTTGAACACGCATGTCGATACCGTTCCAGCTTCACCTGGCTGGACACGGGAGCCGCATCCGCCATCGTGCGCCGAGGGCAAGGTCTTCGGGCTGGGCGCGAACGACGCGAAGGCCTCGGTGGCAGCGATGACGGGCGCCTTCCTCGCGGTCTCCGGCGTCGACTTGCCGTTCACTTTGGCGTTGATGCTGGTGCGTGGCGAGGAGACGAAGAGCGTCGGCACCTCCGAGGTGGTCGCCGAATTCGAACGGCGCGGCCTCGTGCCGGCGATGGCGGTGGTCGGCGAGCCCACCGGGCTCGACCTCGCGGTGGCGCAGAAGGGGCTGCTCGTCCTCGAGCTCGTGGCGCGTGGCGAGGCGGCGCATGCAGCCCACGCGCGGACGCTTCGAGCCCGCAACGCCATCGTCGGCCTGGCGCGAGACCTGGCGGCGCTCGCCGATCTTCCTGAAGGTCCGCTCGATCCGTATCTCGGGCGCGCGACCGTCGAGCCTACGGTCCTCTCCGGCGGTTCGGCCCGCAACGTCGTGCCCGCGGAGGCGCGAGCGGTGCTCGACTGTCGCACAGTGCCGGCCGAGTCGCCGGCTGAGTTGCTCGCGCGCCTGCGCGGTGCCGTGGCGAGTGAGCTCGTCGTGCTCTCCGACCGCCTCGTTCCGGTTGCGACCGACCCCGGGTCGGCGCTCATCGCGGCGGCTCGTCGCGCCCGCCCCGAAGCCCGTCTCTACGGGTCGGCGACGCTCTCGGATCTGACCTTCTTCCGCGGCATCCCGGCGGTGAAGGTCGGACCGGGGCAGAGCGAGCGCTCGCACCGGCCGGACGAGTTCGTCTTCGAGCAGGAGATCGTCGACGGGGCTGAGTTCTACGAACGGCTGCTGATTGAGTTGGCGGCGGGCATTGCCGTCGATGGGGGGAGCGAGCGATGA
- the argH gene encoding argininosuccinate lyase codes for MSRLWDKGKPLDEQVLAYTAGEDALFDNRLVGHDVRASIAHAAMLRDQKLLAAADFTAIESGLSALAAEHAAGLWRVELADEDVHTALERRLTERIGEAGGRVHLGRSRNDQVLAALRLWMKDEVAALAEGSRAVAAALGEVAVAHPELALPGYTHLQPAMPSSVALWAGGFATALEDDAQGLEGCLRRIDQNPLGSAAGYGTPGLAIDREATREALGFATTQEPVTAVQLARGKAEAQLLFEVHLLMADCGRLASDLVLFASREFGFVELPEEMTTGSSIMPQKRNPDLFELVRGRGATSLGLLIEALAIPAKLPSGYHRDLQLLKAPLFKACDLARATTELLASTLPRLRFLPAAGELPPELFAAEEANRLVVTEGIPFREAYRRVAAKFEERKPNPE; via the coding sequence ATGAGCCGTCTTTGGGACAAGGGCAAGCCGCTCGACGAGCAGGTGCTCGCCTACACCGCCGGCGAAGACGCGCTGTTCGACAATCGCCTGGTCGGGCACGATGTGCGGGCGTCGATCGCCCACGCCGCGATGCTCCGCGACCAGAAGCTCCTCGCCGCGGCCGATTTCACGGCGATCGAGTCGGGGCTCAGCGCCCTCGCCGCGGAGCATGCCGCGGGGCTCTGGCGGGTGGAGCTCGCCGATGAGGATGTGCACACGGCTCTCGAGCGCCGGCTCACCGAGCGCATCGGCGAAGCCGGCGGGCGGGTCCACCTCGGGCGGTCGAGGAACGACCAGGTGCTCGCGGCGCTGCGGCTCTGGATGAAAGACGAAGTCGCCGCCCTCGCCGAAGGCAGCCGCGCCGTCGCGGCGGCGCTGGGCGAGGTGGCGGTCGCGCACCCGGAGCTCGCGCTCCCGGGCTACACCCACCTCCAGCCGGCGATGCCCTCTTCCGTGGCGCTCTGGGCCGGCGGCTTCGCGACCGCCCTCGAGGACGACGCGCAGGGGCTCGAAGGCTGCCTGCGGCGCATCGACCAGAATCCGCTCGGCTCGGCCGCCGGCTACGGCACGCCGGGTCTCGCAATCGACCGCGAGGCGACCCGCGAGGCACTCGGTTTCGCGACTACCCAGGAGCCCGTCACCGCCGTGCAGCTCGCCCGCGGCAAGGCCGAGGCCCAGCTCCTGTTCGAGGTCCATCTGCTGATGGCCGATTGCGGCCGCCTCGCCTCCGACCTGGTGCTCTTCGCGAGCCGCGAGTTCGGCTTCGTCGAGCTCCCTGAGGAGATGACGACCGGCAGCTCGATCATGCCGCAGAAGAGAAACCCCGACCTCTTCGAGCTCGTCCGCGGCCGCGGCGCCACGTCGCTCGGCCTGCTCATCGAAGCCCTGGCGATTCCCGCCAAACTCCCCTCCGGCTACCACCGCGACCTGCAGCTCCTCAAAGCCCCGCTCTTCAAAGCCTGCGACCTGGCGCGCGCCACCACCGAGCTCCTCGCCTCGACTCTCCCGCGCCTGCGCTTCCTGCCCGCAGCCGGCGAGCTGCCCCCCGAGCTCTTCGCCGCCGAAGAGGCCAACCGCCTGGTCGTCACCGAGGGCATCCCCTTCCGCGAGGCCTACCGGCGGGTGGCGGCGAAGTTCGAGGAAAGAAAGCCGAACCCTGAGTAA
- a CDS encoding DUF86 domain-containing protein gives MTSDATYVEHILEAVRRIREYTTGGEADFLSDPRTQDAVLRNLQILGEAAKKISPQFVAKHPEMPWRSMAGLRDRVVHDYFGVSLTIVWDVVSNHLPDLESALRALPRDR, from the coding sequence GTGACGAGCGACGCGACCTACGTCGAGCACATCCTCGAGGCTGTCCGGCGCATCCGCGAATACACCACGGGCGGCGAAGCAGACTTCCTCAGCGACCCGCGTACCCAGGACGCCGTGCTGCGGAACCTGCAGATCCTCGGAGAGGCCGCGAAGAAGATCTCGCCGCAGTTCGTCGCCAAACATCCCGAAATGCCCTGGCGCAGCATGGCAGGGCTGCGCGACCGGGTCGTTCATGACTACTTCGGCGTCTCGTTGACCATCGTTTGGGATGTCGTGTCCAACCACCTGCCGGATCTCGAAAGCGCGCTGCGGGCACTCCCGCGCGACCGGTAG
- a CDS encoding nucleotidyltransferase family protein — translation MAETSEEAPLSSAVVAAIRDAARRHGMEAPRVFGSVVTGTSRPDSDLDLLVRLGPGRGYSDLLAFCDELEADLGRKVDVLTEDALNPFLHRGILAEAIAL, via the coding sequence ATGGCTGAGACCAGCGAGGAGGCCCCGCTTTCGAGCGCTGTCGTCGCGGCAATTCGCGATGCCGCGCGCCGGCATGGCATGGAAGCACCCCGTGTCTTCGGATCGGTGGTCACGGGAACCAGCCGACCGGACAGCGATCTCGACCTGTTGGTGCGTTTGGGACCCGGCCGGGGCTACTCCGATCTGCTGGCCTTCTGCGACGAGCTCGAGGCCGATCTTGGCAGGAAGGTCGACGTGCTCACGGAGGATGCGTTGAACCCGTTCCTCCACCGAGGCATCCTCGCCGAAGCGATCGCCCTGTGA